One Mercenaria mercenaria strain notata unplaced genomic scaffold, MADL_Memer_1 contig_3739, whole genome shotgun sequence DNA window includes the following coding sequences:
- the LOC123549725 gene encoding uncharacterized protein LOC123549725 — MEESEAREQYFATKVDLVPVEEMEFVAAVEEVVCEEPASFEQESVQSEIIAKTTIDMETQTPKCPMYSICNFEKDDQAVHFYSGLKFFFVLNTLGPAAYCLNYAYNSVTNMSVPDQFFLVLIKLRRLTTNFELSRMFGIAESVICNIFVTWIIFMYRQWGELDIWPSQKLDRYFAPTSFRRHYPNTRVIIDGTECSIRKPKNPTAQQATFSTYKNRNTVKVLVGCTPGGLVSYVSPSYGGSTSDRQIVERSSLVRICDRNDSVMADKGFNVQDIFAPKDVHINIPTFFKKKNRMSGESVIRDRKISSKRVHTERVIGLAKTYKILAEPLTATETRKCFCKKAHVSPNAKSYRQEVNRCQERKSKRH, encoded by the coding sequence ATGGAGGAATCGGAGGCAAGAGAACAGTACTTCGCCACTAAAGTCGATCTGGTTCCTGTCGAGGAGATGGAGTTTGTCGCTGCAGTAGAAGAGGTCGTTTGTGAAGAACCAGCGTCTTTTGAGCAAGAAAGTGTACAATCTGAAATTATTGCCAAAACTACCATTGACATGGAAACACAGACACCTAAATGTCCAATGTATTCAATATGCAACTTTGAAAAAGATGACCAAGCTGTTCATTTTTACTCTGGCCTTAAGTTTTTCTTCGTGTTGAATACGCTAGGACCTGCAGCATACTGTCTGAACTACGCATATAATTCAGTCACTAATATGAGTGTTCCTGATCAGTTTTTTCTCGTTCTCATTAAACTACGGAGACTTACGACAAATTTTGAACTCTCAAGAATGTTCGGTATAGCAGAAAGTGtgatatgtaacatttttgttacGTGGATTATTTTTATGTATAGGCAGTGGGGTGAACTAGACATTTGGCCCAGTCAAAAACTTGATAGGTATTTTGCACCCACAAGCTTTAGACGACATTACCCAAATACCAGAGTAATAATTGACGGAACGGAATGCTCAATAAGGAAACCTAAAAATCCGACCGCGCAGCAAGCAACTTTCTCCacatacaaaaatagaaacacTGTCAAGGTTCTTGTTGGTTGTACTCCAGGTGGGTTGGTGTCTTATGTGTCGCCATCATATGGTGGATCTACAAGTGATCGTCAAATAGTAGAGCGCAGTAGTTTAGTGAGAATTTGTGATCGAAATGACAGTGTCATGGCGGATAAAGGATTTAATGTGCAGGATATTTTTGCACCAAAAGATGTCCATATAAACATACcaactttctttaaaaagaaaaacagaatgtCGGGAGAGTCTGTTATTAGGGACAGGAAAATATCTAGTAAGCGTGTGCATACTGAACGGGTAATAGGTCTTGCAAAGACGTACAAAATTCTTGCTGAGCCATTGACTGCaactgaaactagaaaatgcttttgtaaaaaagcgcatgtctcccc